In one Lysobacter alkalisoli genomic region, the following are encoded:
- a CDS encoding MotA/TolQ/ExbB proton channel family protein: MLELVKAGGWPMIPLLLLSLVALAIIVERAWTLRRASVLPPGLGEEVRAWAGRGKLDPAHIDSLRRTSPLGTLLAAALDVRNRPRDQVRERIEDVGRHLVHRMERYLNTLGTIAAAGPLLGLFGTVVGMIQMFLVIGDSGIGDVNQLAGGIGKALVCTATGMIVAIPALMMHRWFRGRIGEYIVAMEHEAITLLDTLDPAGRGKATPAAKPAAPVPAKATA, from the coding sequence GTGCTCGAATTGGTCAAGGCCGGCGGCTGGCCGATGATTCCACTGCTGCTGCTGTCGCTGGTCGCCCTGGCGATCATCGTTGAACGTGCATGGACCCTGCGCCGTGCCTCGGTATTGCCGCCGGGGCTGGGCGAGGAGGTCCGGGCCTGGGCCGGGCGCGGCAAGCTCGATCCGGCGCACATCGACTCGCTGCGCCGGACCTCGCCGCTGGGCACGCTGCTGGCCGCCGCGCTGGACGTGCGCAACCGTCCGCGCGACCAGGTCCGCGAGCGCATCGAGGACGTCGGCCGCCATCTCGTGCACCGCATGGAGCGCTACCTCAACACCCTGGGCACGATCGCCGCGGCCGGCCCGCTGCTGGGCCTGTTCGGTACCGTGGTCGGCATGATCCAGATGTTCCTGGTGATCGGCGATTCCGGCATCGGCGACGTCAATCAGCTTGCCGGCGGCATCGGCAAGGCACTGGTCTGCACCGCCACCGGCATGATCGTGGCGATCCCGGCGTTGATGATGCACCGCTGGTTCCGCGGCCGGATCGGCGAGTACATCGTGGCGATGGAGCATGAGGCGATCACGTTGCTCGACACCCTGGACCCGGCCGGCCGGGGCAAGGCGACCCCTGCCGCGAAGCCTGCGGCCCCGGTCCCGGCCAAGGCCACCGCCTGA
- the lolD gene encoding lipoprotein-releasing ABC transporter ATP-binding protein LolD codes for MSNPADSIRDSIRNTAVIHCDGLAKTYSEGSLRTHVFHDLHLEVARGETVAILGASGAGKSTLLHLLGGLDVPTAGEVYVDGHRMSRLSDAARGQLRNRALGFVYQFHHLLPEFTALENVMLPVLLGGMEHDDAEAQARGLLESVGLSHRLDHKPGELSGGERQRAAVARALVNKPACVLGDEPTGNLDEKTAATVFELMLSLNREQGTSLVLVTHARSMARKLDRVLELHEGKLREVSPDEV; via the coding sequence ATGAGTAATCCTGCCGATTCCATCAGAGATTCCATCAGAAACACCGCCGTCATCCATTGCGATGGCCTGGCCAAGACCTACAGCGAGGGCTCGCTGCGCACGCACGTGTTTCATGATCTGCACCTGGAAGTGGCGCGCGGAGAGACCGTCGCGATCCTCGGTGCGTCCGGTGCCGGCAAGAGCACCCTGTTGCACCTGCTGGGGGGGCTGGATGTCCCGACCGCGGGGGAAGTGTACGTCGACGGACACAGGATGAGTCGCCTTTCCGACGCCGCGCGGGGCCAGCTGCGTAACCGTGCGCTCGGCTTCGTCTACCAGTTCCACCACCTGTTGCCCGAGTTCACCGCGCTGGAAAACGTGATGTTGCCGGTACTGCTGGGAGGCATGGAACATGACGATGCCGAAGCGCAGGCGCGGGGCCTGCTCGAATCCGTCGGCCTCAGCCACCGGCTCGACCACAAACCCGGTGAACTGTCGGGTGGCGAACGCCAGCGCGCTGCGGTTGCCCGGGCGCTGGTCAACAAGCCGGCCTGCGTACTGGGTGATGAGCCGACCGGCAACCTCGACGAGAAGACCGCAGCGACCGTATTCGAGCTGATGCTGTCGTTGAATCGAGAACAGGGCACCAGCCTGGTGTTGGTGACCCATGCGCGCAGCATGGCGCGCAAGCTCGATCGTGTGCTCGAGCTGCATGAAGGCAAACTCAGGGAAGTCTCACCGGACGAGGTCTGA
- a CDS encoding FAD assembly factor SdhE: protein MNEADERELSRLRWRCRRGMRELDRLFERYLDRAWREAPTVEREVFLRLLDIEDDRLWHWFMGHETPSDAELDTLVQRIRSLPPAG from the coding sequence GTGAACGAAGCCGACGAGCGCGAGCTGTCCCGTCTGCGCTGGCGTTGCCGGCGCGGCATGCGCGAACTCGACCGGTTGTTCGAGCGCTACCTCGATCGCGCATGGCGGGAAGCGCCGACCGTAGAGCGGGAGGTTTTCCTACGGCTGCTGGACATCGAGGACGATAGGCTCTGGCACTGGTTCATGGGCCACGAAACGCCTTCCGATGCCGAACTCGACACGCTTGTACAAAGGATCCGAAGCCTCCCGCCTGCCGGTTGA
- a CDS encoding succinate dehydrogenase iron-sulfur subunit: MAEFTLPKNSQIQKGRHHKAAGGKNIRSFKVYRWNPDDGLNPRTDTYEVDLDACGPMVLDALIKIKNEIDPTLTFRRSCREGICGSCAMNIDGTNTLACTKAISDCGKAEVPIYPLPHMEVVKDLVPDLTHFYAQYASIKPWLRTQSPAPSDRERLQSPEDRKKLDGLYECILCACCTTSCPSYWWNGDRYLGPAVLLQAYRWIADSRDEDTGARLDDLEDPFKLYRCHTIMNCARTCPKGLNPAQAIGEIKKLMLARRV; the protein is encoded by the coding sequence GTGGCCGAATTCACCCTCCCGAAGAACTCGCAGATCCAGAAGGGCCGTCACCACAAGGCGGCCGGCGGCAAGAACATCCGCAGCTTCAAGGTCTATCGCTGGAATCCGGACGATGGCCTGAACCCGCGCACCGACACCTACGAGGTGGACCTGGATGCGTGCGGGCCGATGGTCCTGGACGCGCTGATCAAGATCAAGAACGAGATCGACCCGACCCTGACCTTCCGCCGCTCCTGCCGCGAAGGCATCTGCGGTTCGTGCGCGATGAACATCGACGGCACCAACACGCTGGCCTGCACCAAGGCGATCAGCGACTGCGGCAAGGCCGAGGTGCCGATCTATCCGCTGCCGCACATGGAAGTGGTCAAGGACCTGGTCCCGGACCTGACCCATTTCTATGCCCAGTACGCGTCGATCAAGCCGTGGCTGCGCACCCAGAGCCCGGCGCCATCCGACCGCGAGCGCCTGCAGTCGCCGGAGGACCGCAAGAAGCTCGACGGCCTGTACGAGTGCATCCTGTGTGCCTGCTGCACGACCAGCTGCCCGAGCTACTGGTGGAACGGTGACCGCTACCTTGGCCCGGCGGTCCTGCTGCAGGCCTACCGCTGGATCGCGGACTCACGCGACGAGGACACCGGAGCCCGTCTGGACGATCTGGAAGATCCGTTCAAGTTGTACCGCTGCCACACGATCATGAACTGTGCGCGGACCTGCCCGAAGGGATTGAACCCGGCGCAGGCGATCGGCGAGATCAAGAAGCTGATGCTGGCGCGTCGCGTTTGA
- a CDS encoding ExbD/TolR family protein: protein MRIQDHRAFDEPEINLIPLIDVILVLIIFFVVTTTFDARSVLKLQLPQASGEPNESNQALSVLVNADGRFFVDDREVIRDDIESLKATVAEVAGNDRERPVLLRADARTPHQAVVTAYDALGQLGFKRVMIATAPQNGGAGGAGAGTAP from the coding sequence ATGCGTATCCAGGACCATCGCGCGTTCGATGAGCCGGAGATCAACCTGATCCCGCTGATCGACGTGATCCTGGTGTTGATCATCTTCTTCGTGGTCACCACCACCTTTGATGCCCGCTCGGTGCTCAAGCTGCAGTTGCCGCAGGCCAGCGGCGAACCGAACGAATCCAATCAGGCGCTGAGCGTGCTGGTCAATGCCGACGGTCGCTTCTTCGTCGACGACCGCGAGGTGATCCGCGACGATATCGAGTCGTTGAAGGCGACGGTCGCCGAGGTCGCCGGCAACGACCGCGAGCGTCCGGTGCTGCTGCGTGCAGATGCCCGCACCCCGCACCAGGCGGTGGTCACCGCCTACGATGCGCTCGGCCAGCTCGGTTTCAAGCGGGTGATGATTGCCACCGCCCCGCAGAACGGTGGCGCGGGTGGGGCAGGAGCCGGGACGGCCCCATGA
- a CDS encoding MAPEG family protein: MDDKAIWWPAVAMVALTCVVWFRMYFMRIGQMKRERIHPQAVATSAQATARLTDSRAADSFRNLFELPVLFYLALCVAALSGEVTTAVLVLAWLFVALRVLHSAIHCTYNKVMHRFKAHLVGGLVLWALWGVLVWGLLK, translated from the coding sequence ATGGACGACAAGGCAATCTGGTGGCCCGCGGTAGCAATGGTCGCGTTGACCTGCGTGGTCTGGTTCCGCATGTACTTCATGCGCATCGGGCAGATGAAGCGCGAGCGGATCCACCCTCAGGCGGTGGCGACCTCGGCTCAGGCCACGGCGCGGTTGACCGACAGCCGCGCAGCCGACAGTTTCCGCAACCTGTTCGAGCTACCGGTGCTGTTCTACCTGGCGTTGTGCGTGGCCGCCTTGAGCGGGGAGGTGACCACCGCGGTGCTGGTGCTGGCCTGGCTGTTCGTCGCGCTGCGGGTGCTGCACAGTGCGATCCACTGCACCTACAACAAGGTCATGCATCGCTTCAAAGCCCATCTGGTCGGCGGCCTGGTGCTGTGGGCGCTGTGGGGCGTACTTGTGTGGGGGCTGTTGAAGTGA
- a CDS encoding low molecular weight protein-tyrosine-phosphatase, protein MPRKSRRLVAEPVRLLVVCLGNICRSPMAEGVLRARIAASPLAGRVEIDSAGTGDWHVGEPPDRRAVAKAREHGIDIGDLRARQFSPADHQRFDWLLCADRSNLRDVRAMSPDGARARSALLLEWAGQGVDADIPDPYTGGASHFEEVFQLLDRAAAGVIERLQGELR, encoded by the coding sequence ATGCCTCGCAAATCGAGGCGACTCGTGGCTGAGCCGGTCCGGCTGCTGGTCGTGTGCCTGGGCAACATCTGCCGCTCGCCGATGGCCGAGGGTGTGTTGCGTGCGCGGATCGCGGCCTCGCCGCTGGCCGGGCGGGTCGAAATCGATTCCGCCGGCACCGGCGACTGGCATGTCGGCGAACCGCCGGACCGGCGTGCGGTGGCCAAGGCGCGTGAGCATGGCATCGACATCGGCGACCTGCGTGCGCGCCAGTTCAGCCCCGCCGACCATCAACGATTCGACTGGCTGCTCTGCGCCGACCGCAGCAACCTGCGAGACGTGCGTGCGATGTCCCCGGATGGTGCGCGCGCGCGTTCGGCGCTGTTGCTGGAATGGGCGGGGCAGGGCGTGGATGCCGATATTCCGGACCCCTACACCGGTGGCGCGAGCCACTTCGAAGAAGTGTTCCAGCTGCTCGATCGCGCGGCAGCGGGTGTCATCGAACGCCTCCAGGGCGAGTTGCGGTGA
- a CDS encoding lipoprotein-releasing ABC transporter permease subunit, with amino-acid sequence MLKPISVAIGLRYLRAKRRNGFISFISFASIAGIGLGVMALITTLAVMSGFQLEIRDRMLQMVAHATVSAYGEPLQDWQYAVDTALADPRVAGAAPYIEKEALLSGRRNQPAMVRGILPEREATTSVLADKMVAGELDSLTPGSFNIVLGRELAMWLGVDIGDSVIVTTSDIRSTPVGAVAQQKRFTVTGTYEIGHQEFDRGLAVAHVNDMQRLLRMGEGVTGVRLRLHDMDRAWDVARDLALKLEGPYNVSDWATQNANMFYALKVEKTLVGLLLSLLILLGAFNLVSSQVMLVTDKQADIAILRTLGLTPEGVMKVFMVQGSIIGIIGTVLGVIGGILLTLNLEHILLGIERMTSFNLLPSADVYYITGLPTDMQAMDIVLITGVALVMAFLATLYPAWRAARTAPAEALRYE; translated from the coding sequence ATGTTGAAACCCATCTCCGTCGCCATCGGCCTGCGCTACCTGCGTGCCAAACGCCGCAATGGCTTCATATCCTTCATCTCGTTCGCGTCCATCGCCGGTATCGGCCTGGGCGTGATGGCATTGATCACCACGCTTGCGGTGATGAGCGGCTTCCAGCTCGAGATCCGCGATCGCATGCTGCAGATGGTCGCCCATGCCACGGTCAGCGCCTATGGCGAACCGTTACAGGACTGGCAGTACGCGGTCGATACCGCACTGGCAGACCCGCGCGTGGCCGGCGCTGCACCGTACATCGAGAAGGAAGCATTGTTGTCGGGCAGGCGCAACCAGCCGGCGATGGTGCGCGGTATCTTGCCGGAACGCGAGGCCACCACCTCGGTGCTTGCTGACAAGATGGTGGCCGGCGAGCTGGATTCGTTGACGCCGGGCAGCTTCAACATCGTGCTTGGACGAGAGCTGGCGATGTGGCTCGGCGTCGACATCGGTGACAGTGTGATCGTAACCACCTCCGACATCCGAAGTACCCCGGTTGGTGCAGTTGCCCAGCAGAAGCGCTTCACCGTGACCGGAACCTACGAGATCGGTCACCAGGAATTCGACAGGGGGCTGGCGGTAGCCCATGTGAACGACATGCAGCGCCTGTTGCGGATGGGGGAGGGTGTCACCGGCGTACGCTTGCGCCTGCACGACATGGACCGGGCCTGGGACGTCGCTCGTGACCTCGCGCTGAAACTGGAGGGGCCCTACAACGTCAGTGACTGGGCGACCCAGAACGCCAACATGTTCTACGCACTGAAGGTTGAGAAGACGCTGGTCGGGCTGCTGTTGTCGCTGCTGATCCTGTTGGGCGCATTCAACCTGGTGTCCTCACAGGTGATGCTGGTCACCGACAAGCAGGCCGATATCGCGATCCTGCGCACGCTGGGCCTGACTCCGGAAGGGGTCATGAAGGTATTCATGGTGCAGGGCTCGATCATCGGCATCATTGGTACCGTGCTTGGAGTGATTGGAGGCATCCTGCTGACACTCAACCTTGAGCACATCCTGCTCGGGATCGAGCGCATGACCAGCTTCAACCTGCTGCCATCGGCCGACGTGTACTACATCACCGGACTGCCGACGGACATGCAGGCGATGGACATCGTCCTCATTACCGGTGTTGCACTGGTGATGGCTTTCCTGGCGACCCTGTACCCGGCCTGGCGCGCCGCACGCACGGCCCCGGCGGAGGCGCTGCGTTATGAGTAA
- the lpxK gene encoding tetraacyldisaccharide 4'-kinase, translating to MPLHARILAMVYGGVIALRHWLYRKGLRRRHHPGVPVIVVGNITAGGAGKTPLTIAIVERLREEGWNPGVASRGYGREQAKLPRWVEAGTEPHLGGDEPVLIAARTGVKVRVDGDRFSAAKALAGAGCDVVICDDGLQHYRLERDIEIEVIDGQRRHGNGRLIPAGPLREPVERAVACDFHVINLGDGRDPGVEAGFGEWPMQLRFGQALPLLGGRPRPLSAFAGQRVHAVAGIGNPARFFDMLRGLGIAVVPHAFPDHHEYEAADFEFGSRLPVLMTEKDAVKCAAFHTELHYSVPVSAELPEAFWVALLDRLTQSPP from the coding sequence GTGCCATTGCATGCACGCATCCTGGCCATGGTCTACGGCGGCGTGATCGCGCTGCGCCACTGGCTGTACCGCAAGGGACTGCGCAGGCGGCACCATCCGGGCGTGCCGGTGATCGTGGTTGGCAACATCACAGCCGGTGGCGCCGGCAAGACGCCGCTGACCATCGCCATCGTCGAACGCCTGCGTGAGGAGGGCTGGAATCCCGGCGTGGCCAGCCGCGGCTACGGACGCGAGCAGGCGAAGCTGCCGCGCTGGGTCGAGGCCGGCACCGAGCCGCACCTTGGCGGCGACGAGCCGGTGCTGATCGCCGCCCGCACCGGGGTGAAGGTACGCGTGGACGGGGATCGCTTCTCGGCCGCGAAGGCCCTTGCCGGTGCCGGCTGCGACGTGGTGATCTGTGACGATGGCCTGCAGCACTACCGGCTGGAACGCGATATCGAGATCGAGGTCATCGACGGCCAGCGCCGCCACGGCAACGGCCGCCTGATTCCGGCCGGCCCGCTGCGCGAGCCGGTGGAACGCGCGGTGGCCTGCGACTTCCATGTCATCAATCTCGGAGATGGCCGCGACCCGGGCGTGGAGGCCGGCTTTGGCGAATGGCCGATGCAGCTGCGCTTCGGCCAGGCGCTGCCGTTGCTCGGCGGCCGTCCGCGCCCGTTGTCCGCATTCGCAGGCCAGCGCGTGCATGCGGTGGCGGGCATCGGCAACCCCGCGCGCTTCTTCGACATGCTGCGCGGGCTCGGCATCGCCGTGGTGCCGCATGCGTTCCCGGATCACCACGAGTACGAGGCCGCCGACTTCGAGTTCGGCAGCCGCCTGCCGGTGCTGATGACCGAGAAGGACGCGGTCAAGTGCGCGGCCTTCCATACCGAATTGCACTACAGCGTTCCGGTCAGCGCCGAACTGCCGGAGGCATTCTGGGTCGCACTGCTGGATCGTCTGACACAATCGCCGCCATGA
- the uvrC gene encoding excinuclease ABC subunit UvrC, translating to MPGSTPAATPRPFDGKAFVRQLSTAPGVYRMFAADDSVLYVGKAGALKKRVASYFNASPKSPRIASMLSQVARMEVTVTRTEAEALILENQLIKSLKPRYNVLLRDDKSYPYVLMTQEQWPRIAMHRGARAIPGRYFGPYPSVGAVRETLNLIHKLFRLRSCEDSVFRNRSRPCLQYQIGRCSAPCVELVEASEYAESLRRATLLLEGRSDELTDELGRQMESASERLDFEQAARLRDLIAGVRSLQARQFVDGRAADLDVLAVAMQDAAACVLLLAFRDGRNLGTRAFFPKTNGSDSAEEVLAAFVSQYYGEQAPPREIILDRDIPDRELIEHALSSAGDGRKVQIRTSVRGERAGYLDLARRNAKLALATERTGHAAQKLRSEALQALLGLPEPAARIECFDISHTMGEATVASCVVFDAEGPVRGQYRRYNISGIEPGDDYAAMEQAIGRRFRRAMDENGVLPDVLLIDGGAGQVARARAALDELGVQGVALVGVAKGPERRAGDEDLLLPDGRTVHPGAESPALQLVQQVRDEAHRFAITGHRGRRQKARNSSRLEDIDGIGPRRRASLLKHFGGLGGLKAAGIEEIARVDGINVALAERIYATLHGLDVPGATPTTRP from the coding sequence ATGCCAGGTTCGACGCCCGCTGCCACGCCCCGACCGTTCGACGGTAAGGCCTTCGTCCGCCAACTCAGCACCGCACCCGGCGTCTACCGGATGTTCGCGGCCGATGACAGCGTGCTGTACGTCGGCAAGGCCGGCGCACTGAAGAAGCGCGTGGCCAGCTATTTCAACGCCTCGCCCAAGTCGCCGCGGATCGCCTCGATGCTGTCGCAGGTCGCGCGCATGGAGGTCACGGTCACCCGTACCGAGGCCGAGGCGTTGATCCTCGAGAACCAGCTGATCAAGTCGCTCAAGCCGCGCTACAACGTGCTGCTGCGCGACGACAAGAGCTATCCCTATGTGCTGATGACCCAGGAGCAGTGGCCGCGAATCGCAATGCATCGCGGCGCACGGGCGATTCCGGGGCGCTACTTCGGGCCGTACCCGAGCGTCGGCGCGGTGCGCGAGACGCTCAACCTGATCCACAAGCTGTTCCGCCTGCGCAGCTGCGAGGACAGCGTGTTCCGCAACCGTTCGCGGCCCTGCCTGCAGTACCAGATCGGCCGCTGCAGCGCGCCCTGCGTGGAGCTGGTCGAGGCCAGCGAGTATGCGGAGAGCCTGCGCCGCGCGACCCTGCTGCTGGAAGGCCGCAGCGATGAGTTGACCGACGAACTGGGAAGGCAGATGGAATCGGCCAGCGAACGGCTGGATTTCGAGCAGGCCGCACGCCTGCGCGACCTGATCGCCGGCGTGCGCAGCCTGCAGGCACGTCAGTTCGTCGACGGCCGTGCCGCCGACCTCGACGTGCTGGCGGTGGCGATGCAGGATGCCGCCGCATGTGTATTGCTGCTGGCGTTCCGCGATGGCCGCAACCTCGGCACCCGCGCGTTCTTCCCGAAGACCAACGGCAGCGACAGTGCCGAGGAGGTGCTGGCCGCGTTCGTCTCGCAGTATTACGGCGAGCAGGCGCCGCCGCGCGAGATCATCCTCGACCGCGACATTCCCGACCGCGAACTGATCGAGCATGCCCTGTCCTCTGCTGGCGACGGCCGCAAGGTACAGATCCGCACCAGTGTGCGAGGCGAACGCGCCGGTTACCTCGACCTCGCGCGCCGCAACGCCAAGCTCGCGCTGGCCACCGAACGCACCGGCCACGCTGCACAGAAGTTGCGCTCGGAAGCGTTGCAGGCGTTGCTGGGCCTACCCGAGCCGGCCGCACGCATCGAATGCTTCGACATCAGCCACACCATGGGCGAGGCGACGGTGGCCTCGTGCGTGGTGTTCGACGCCGAAGGCCCGGTGCGTGGCCAGTACCGGCGCTACAACATCAGCGGGATCGAACCCGGTGACGACTATGCGGCGATGGAGCAGGCGATCGGCCGACGCTTCCGTCGCGCGATGGACGAAAACGGGGTGCTGCCGGATGTGCTGCTGATCGACGGCGGGGCCGGGCAGGTGGCCCGTGCCCGCGCGGCGCTCGACGAGCTGGGCGTGCAGGGCGTGGCCCTGGTCGGTGTGGCCAAGGGGCCGGAGCGGCGCGCCGGCGACGAGGATCTGCTGCTGCCGGACGGGCGCACGGTCCATCCGGGCGCTGAATCGCCGGCTCTGCAACTGGTCCAGCAGGTCCGCGACGAGGCCCACCGGTTCGCCATCACCGGCCACCGTGGCCGCCGCCAGAAGGCGCGCAACAGCAGCCGGCTGGAGGACATCGACGGTATCGGCCCGCGCCGGCGCGCCAGCCTGTTGAAGCATTTCGGTGGCCTCGGCGGCCTCAAGGCCGCCGGCATCGAGGAGATCGCGCGGGTCGATGGCATCAATGTCGCGCTTGCCGAACGCATCTATGCGACCCTGCACGGGCTGGACGTGCCCGGCGCCACCCCCACCACCCGCCCATAG
- the msbA gene encoding lipid A export permease/ATP-binding protein MsbA has translation MSQPTGDAWPIYRRLLAFARPYRPLLLLALAGMVIEAAAGGAFTKLMEPVVNETFIQQESGLKVWLPLIIVGLFMVRGIAGYIADVGMARAGRGISRDLRVMVLDKYLRLPGQRFDSEPVPTMLVKLGSDSDQVAQAAVDAMKVMLQQSFQIIAALIVMLWTSWQVTLAILVVAPPLAWMIDKVGKRYRRISHRIQESGGLLMQSADQALSNHQEVKVYGAQDVEMQRYAAQAERHRRLSIKVESTRAMSSAVVQLMGSVGLAVLLILAGHEAAAGRLSAGGFVALMIAMTAIIPSLKSLTNVQGVLQRGVASAERLFNVLDAEDEVDTGTRALDRAQGVLEFRDVTARYPGQETPALADVSFTARPGTVTAIIGRSGSGKSSLIKLIPRFYPSESGEILLDGHPLDEYRLADLRRNIALVGQQVMLFDGSVAANVAYGELEQTTPAQLEAAVRGANAMEFVEKLPEGIDTGIGNKGGKLSGGQRQRLAIARAMLKDAPVLILDEATAALDAESERLVQDALEHLMPNRTTLVIAHRLATIEHADQVLVMDAGRIVERGTHAELLAAGGLYAHLHRLQFRET, from the coding sequence ATGAGCCAGCCCACGGGAGACGCCTGGCCGATCTACCGGCGGCTGCTCGCATTCGCGCGGCCGTACCGCCCGTTGCTGCTGCTGGCGTTGGCCGGCATGGTGATCGAGGCTGCGGCCGGCGGCGCCTTCACCAAGCTGATGGAGCCGGTGGTCAACGAGACCTTCATCCAGCAGGAGTCCGGACTCAAGGTCTGGCTGCCGCTGATCATCGTCGGTCTGTTCATGGTTCGCGGCATTGCGGGCTACATCGCCGATGTGGGCATGGCGCGTGCCGGCCGTGGCATCTCGCGCGACCTGCGGGTGATGGTGCTGGACAAGTACCTGCGCCTGCCCGGCCAGCGTTTCGACAGCGAACCGGTGCCCACGATGCTGGTGAAGCTGGGCTCGGACAGCGATCAGGTCGCGCAGGCCGCGGTCGATGCGATGAAGGTCATGTTGCAACAGTCCTTCCAGATCATCGCCGCGCTGATCGTGATGCTGTGGACCAGTTGGCAGGTGACCTTGGCGATCCTGGTCGTCGCGCCGCCGCTGGCCTGGATGATCGACAAGGTCGGCAAGCGCTATCGCCGCATCAGCCACCGTATCCAGGAAAGCGGTGGGTTGCTCATGCAATCGGCCGACCAGGCGCTGTCGAACCATCAGGAGGTCAAGGTCTACGGCGCCCAGGACGTGGAGATGCAGCGCTATGCGGCGCAGGCCGAGCGTCACCGCCGGCTCAGCATCAAGGTCGAGTCCACCCGTGCCATGTCTTCGGCGGTGGTGCAGCTGATGGGCTCGGTGGGGTTGGCCGTGTTGTTGATCCTGGCCGGCCACGAGGCCGCCGCCGGGCGGCTCAGCGCGGGCGGATTCGTCGCCCTGATGATCGCGATGACAGCGATCATTCCGTCGCTGAAGTCACTCACCAATGTGCAGGGCGTGCTGCAGCGGGGCGTGGCTTCGGCCGAGCGCCTGTTCAACGTGCTCGATGCCGAGGATGAAGTCGACACCGGCACCCGCGCCCTCGATCGCGCGCAGGGTGTGCTGGAATTCCGAGACGTGACCGCGCGCTACCCGGGGCAGGAGACGCCGGCCCTGGCCGATGTCAGCTTCACCGCGCGCCCCGGCACGGTCACCGCGATCATCGGCCGTTCCGGCAGCGGCAAGAGCAGCCTGATCAAGCTGATCCCGCGTTTCTACCCATCCGAATCGGGCGAGATCCTGCTCGACGGTCATCCGCTCGATGAATATCGCCTGGCCGACCTGCGTCGCAACATCGCCCTGGTTGGCCAGCAGGTGATGCTGTTCGACGGCTCGGTGGCGGCCAATGTCGCCTATGGCGAGCTGGAGCAGACCACGCCCGCGCAACTGGAGGCCGCCGTACGCGGCGCCAACGCGATGGAGTTCGTCGAGAAGCTGCCGGAGGGTATCGACACCGGCATCGGCAACAAGGGCGGCAAGCTGTCCGGCGGACAACGCCAGCGCCTGGCGATCGCTCGTGCGATGCTCAAGGATGCACCGGTGCTGATCCTCGACGAGGCCACCGCCGCGCTCGATGCCGAATCCGAGCGGCTGGTGCAGGATGCGCTCGAACACCTGATGCCGAACCGCACCACCCTGGTCATCGCGCACCGGCTGGCGACCATCGAGCACGCCGATCAGGTGCTGGTGATGGATGCCGGCCGGATCGTCGAACGCGGCACCCATGCCGAACTCCTCGCCGCCGGCGGCCTGTACGCGCACCTGCATCGGCTGCAGTTCCGCGAGACGTAA
- the pgsA gene encoding CDP-diacylglycerol--glycerol-3-phosphate 3-phosphatidyltransferase, with amino-acid sequence MKLTVPTILTLLRILLIPVLVLVFYLPFKWTNFAAAFIFALASITDWLDGWIARRYNQHSAFGAFLDPVADKLMVATALMLIVQKHPTVWMALWAAVIIGREIAVSALREWMAELGQRAKVKVATVGKVKTIVQMVALVCLLYQVPFIGLPIFTIGEWLLAAAALLTLWSGVAYLRAAWPTLKDERNL; translated from the coding sequence ATGAAGTTGACGGTCCCCACCATCCTGACCCTGCTGCGGATCCTGTTGATTCCGGTGCTGGTGCTGGTGTTCTACCTGCCGTTCAAGTGGACCAACTTCGCCGCCGCGTTCATCTTCGCCCTGGCCTCGATCACCGACTGGCTGGATGGCTGGATCGCGCGGCGCTACAACCAGCATTCGGCCTTCGGCGCCTTCCTCGACCCGGTCGCCGACAAGCTCATGGTGGCCACCGCGCTGATGCTGATCGTGCAGAAGCATCCGACCGTGTGGATGGCGCTGTGGGCGGCGGTGATCATCGGCCGCGAGATCGCGGTCTCGGCGCTGCGCGAATGGATGGCCGAGCTGGGCCAGCGGGCCAAGGTCAAGGTCGCCACGGTCGGCAAGGTCAAGACCATCGTGCAGATGGTCGCGCTGGTATGCCTGCTGTACCAGGTACCGTTCATCGGCCTGCCGATCTTCACGATTGGCGAGTGGTTGCTGGCGGCAGCGGCATTGCTGACACTGTGGTCCGGGGTGGCCTATCTGCGAGCGGCCTGGCCGACCCTGAAGGATGAGCGGAATCTTTGA